A DNA window from Enterobacter asburiae contains the following coding sequences:
- the licT gene encoding BglG family transcription antiterminator LicT: MKIAKILNNNVVVVQDERGREQVVMGRGLAFQKRVGEALDTALVEKVFALQSDELVRRLGELLSQIPLEVMTTCDRIIGLAAQRLGKLQESLYITLTDHCYFAIERQKNGLAIKNVLLWDIKRLYPKEFELGQEARAIIARRLNVELEEDEAGFIALHLVTAQLNSEMPEVMHVTRVMQEILQLVKYQLQLEYDEESLSYQRFVTHLKFFAQRMLTRTVVEDDDVSLHTAVKDNYAKAWKCAEKIAQHLNKSYQRELTTEEIMFLAIHIERVRKEGR, encoded by the coding sequence ATGAAAATCGCCAAGATACTCAATAATAACGTGGTGGTTGTTCAGGATGAGCGCGGGCGCGAACAGGTGGTGATGGGCCGTGGGCTGGCCTTTCAGAAGCGCGTCGGCGAAGCGCTGGATACCGCGTTGGTTGAAAAGGTATTTGCGCTGCAAAGCGATGAACTGGTGCGTCGACTTGGCGAGCTGCTGAGTCAAATTCCGCTGGAAGTGATGACCACCTGCGACCGCATCATCGGGCTGGCGGCGCAGCGGCTGGGCAAGCTGCAGGAGAGTTTGTATATCACCCTCACCGACCACTGCTACTTTGCGATTGAGCGGCAGAAGAACGGGCTGGCCATCAAAAACGTGCTGCTGTGGGATATTAAACGGCTGTATCCGAAGGAGTTCGAATTAGGGCAGGAGGCGCGGGCCATTATTGCCAGACGCCTGAACGTCGAGCTGGAAGAGGATGAGGCCGGGTTTATCGCGCTGCATCTGGTCACCGCGCAGCTGAACAGCGAAATGCCGGAAGTGATGCACGTGACGCGGGTGATGCAGGAGATCCTGCAGCTGGTGAAGTATCAGCTGCAGCTTGAGTATGATGAAGAGTCGCTCAGCTATCAGCGTTTCGTCACCCACCTGAAGTTTTTTGCCCAGCGGATGCTGACACGCACCGTGGTGGAAGATGACGACGTCTCGCTGCATACGGCGGTAAAAGACAACTACGCGAAAGCGTGGAAATGCGCCGAGAAAATCGCTCAGCACCTGAACAAAAGCTATCAGCGTGAGCTGACGACCGAAGAAATTATGTTCCTCGCTATTCATATCGAGCGGGTGAGAAAAGAGGGGCGTTAA
- the dusC gene encoding tRNA dihydrouridine(16) synthase DusC yields MRVLLAPMEGVLDSLVRELLTEVNDYDLCVTEFLRVVDMLLPVKSFFRLCPELHNQSRTSSGTLVRIQLLGQYPEWLAENAARAVELGSYGVDLNCGCPSKLVNGSGGGATLLKDPELIYRGAKAMREAVPSHLPVTVKVRLGWDSDARQFEIADAVQQAGATELVVHGRTKEDGYKAERINWQAIGEIRKRLTIPVIANGEIWDYESAQACLKATGCDAVMIGRGALNVPNLSRVVKYNEPRMPWEDVVTLLQKYSRLEKQGDTGLYHVARIKQWLSYLRKEYDEALGLFQEIRTLQTSSDIARVIQSK; encoded by the coding sequence ATGCGTGTTTTACTGGCCCCAATGGAAGGCGTGCTCGACTCCCTCGTGCGCGAGCTTCTGACCGAGGTGAACGATTACGATCTCTGCGTGACGGAGTTTCTGCGCGTGGTCGATATGCTGCTGCCGGTAAAATCCTTCTTCCGCCTGTGCCCCGAGCTGCACAACCAGAGCCGGACCTCTTCCGGCACGCTGGTGCGTATTCAGCTGCTCGGCCAGTATCCTGAATGGCTGGCGGAAAACGCCGCCCGCGCGGTTGAGCTGGGCTCTTACGGGGTGGATCTCAACTGCGGCTGCCCGTCGAAGCTGGTGAACGGCAGCGGCGGCGGGGCGACGTTGCTGAAAGATCCTGAGCTGATTTACCGCGGCGCGAAGGCCATGCGTGAGGCCGTGCCTTCGCATTTGCCGGTGACGGTGAAGGTGCGCCTGGGATGGGACAGCGACGCGCGGCAGTTTGAAATCGCCGATGCGGTGCAGCAGGCCGGGGCCACCGAGCTGGTGGTGCATGGCCGCACCAAAGAAGATGGCTACAAGGCCGAGCGCATTAACTGGCAGGCGATCGGTGAGATCCGCAAGCGCCTCACCATTCCGGTGATCGCCAACGGTGAAATCTGGGATTATGAGAGCGCGCAGGCCTGTCTGAAGGCCACCGGCTGCGATGCGGTGATGATCGGTCGCGGCGCCCTGAATGTGCCGAACCTCAGCCGGGTGGTGAAATATAACGAGCCGCGAATGCCGTGGGAAGACGTCGTCACGCTGCTGCAAAAATACAGCCGACTGGAAAAGCAGGGCGATACCGGTTTGTATCACGTCGCGCGAATTAAACAGTGGCTGAGCTATTTACGCAAAGAGTACGATGAAGCGCTGGGATTATTTCAGGAAATTCGGACATTGCAGACTTCGTCTGATATTGCCCGGGTGATTCAGTCAAAATAA
- a CDS encoding DedA family protein translates to MDINALIEQYGYAALVVGSVAEGETITLLGGVAAHQGLLKFPLVAAAVALGGMIGDQLLYFLGLRFGPTLLKRFGKHQKKIRRAQRLIQRHPYLFVIGTRFMYGFRIIGPILIGASHLPPKIFLPLNVLGAIAWALIFTTLGYVGGEVIGPWLHNLDQHLKHWAWLILVVAAVIGVRLWLKHRDKTRDEE, encoded by the coding sequence ATGGATATTAACGCACTCATTGAACAATATGGATATGCCGCGCTGGTCGTCGGTAGCGTGGCAGAAGGTGAAACCATCACGCTGTTAGGCGGCGTCGCCGCGCATCAGGGATTGCTGAAATTCCCGCTGGTCGCCGCAGCGGTCGCGCTCGGCGGAATGATTGGCGATCAGCTGCTCTACTTTCTCGGGCTGCGCTTCGGGCCCACGCTGCTTAAGCGTTTCGGAAAGCATCAGAAGAAAATCCGCCGCGCTCAACGGCTCATTCAACGTCATCCCTATCTGTTCGTCATCGGCACGCGCTTTATGTATGGCTTTCGCATTATCGGGCCGATACTGATTGGCGCCAGCCATCTGCCGCCAAAAATTTTCTTGCCGCTCAATGTTCTTGGTGCGATAGCCTGGGCGCTGATCTTTACGACGCTCGGCTACGTCGGGGGCGAAGTGATTGGCCCGTGGCTGCATAATCTCGACCAGCACCTGAAGCACTGGGCGTGGTTGATTCTGGTGGTTGCGGCGGTGATCGGGGTCAGGCTGTGGCTGAAGCACCGGGATAAGACGCGGGATGAGGAGTGA
- the mdtQ gene encoding multidrug resistance outer membrane protein MdtQ, translating into MKRSLILSLSAPFAFILVACAPEHATVSPIKTQTAAASVNTVLNHQDWPKNEWWKAYNDPQLNGLIAKALSDAPDMQIARQRITLAEAQAKAAMAADGPQIDFSADAERQKMSAEGLMGPFALTDPAAGTTGPWYTNGTFGLTAGWDLDLWGKNRARVEARIGKVNAQKAELEQTRQLLASSVARLYWEWQTQAAAGEVLAQIKHEQDNIIGADRELYQHGITSSVEGVETDIDASKTEEQLAEVNGKMKAVEARLVALTNSSSVTLTRHALPTVDAALPPTLGYELLARRPDLQEAHWYIEASMSEVEAARAAFYPDVNLMAFLQQDALHLSDLFRASAQQMGVTAGLTLPTLPIFDSGRLNASLDIAQAQNNLSVANYNKAVVEAVNQVARTASEVETLTAKNHHQQQVEKDAARVVALAQARFSAGIVAGSRVSEARIPALREDLAGLLLKGQYVDATLQLTSALGGGYHHG; encoded by the coding sequence ATGAAACGTTCTCTTATTTTATCTCTGAGTGCACCCTTCGCTTTTATTCTGGTAGCCTGTGCGCCTGAACATGCCACGGTGTCTCCCATTAAAACGCAAACCGCTGCGGCGTCGGTGAATACGGTTCTGAATCATCAGGACTGGCCGAAGAATGAGTGGTGGAAAGCGTATAACGATCCCCAGCTTAACGGGCTGATTGCGAAAGCGTTGAGCGATGCGCCGGATATGCAGATTGCCCGTCAGCGCATTACGCTTGCCGAAGCCCAGGCCAAAGCCGCAATGGCCGCTGACGGTCCGCAGATTGATTTTTCCGCCGATGCGGAACGCCAGAAAATGTCCGCCGAAGGGCTGATGGGGCCTTTCGCCCTTACCGACCCGGCTGCAGGCACCACCGGGCCGTGGTACACCAACGGCACCTTCGGCCTGACCGCAGGCTGGGATCTCGATCTGTGGGGAAAAAATCGCGCCCGGGTCGAGGCCCGGATTGGCAAAGTGAATGCGCAAAAAGCGGAGCTGGAGCAGACCCGCCAGCTGCTGGCCAGCAGCGTGGCGCGGCTCTACTGGGAGTGGCAAACTCAGGCCGCCGCAGGGGAGGTTCTCGCGCAGATCAAACATGAGCAGGACAACATAATCGGCGCCGACCGCGAACTGTATCAGCACGGGATCACCTCCTCCGTTGAAGGGGTGGAAACCGATATCGACGCCAGCAAAACCGAAGAACAGCTGGCAGAAGTCAACGGGAAGATGAAAGCCGTTGAGGCGCGTCTGGTCGCGCTGACGAATTCTTCCTCCGTAACGCTTACGCGGCATGCGCTGCCGACGGTTGACGCCGCGCTACCGCCGACGCTCGGTTATGAACTGCTGGCACGCCGTCCCGATCTTCAGGAGGCGCACTGGTATATCGAAGCCTCCATGAGCGAGGTGGAGGCCGCCAGAGCGGCTTTCTACCCTGACGTGAACCTGATGGCGTTCTTACAGCAGGATGCCCTCCATCTGAGCGATCTGTTTCGCGCTTCAGCGCAGCAGATGGGCGTGACCGCCGGGCTGACGCTGCCGACGCTGCCGATCTTCGACAGCGGCAGGCTGAACGCCAGCCTGGATATCGCCCAGGCGCAGAACAATCTCTCGGTCGCGAACTACAACAAAGCGGTGGTCGAAGCGGTCAATCAGGTGGCGCGCACGGCCAGTGAAGTCGAAACGCTGACGGCGAAGAACCACCATCAGCAGCAGGTTGAAAAAGATGCGGCGCGGGTTGTGGCGCTGGCGCAGGCGCGCTTCAGCGCGGGGATCGTTGCGGGCTCGCGGGTCAGTGAAGCCAGGATCCCGGCCCTCAGGGAAGACCTCGCCGGATTGTTGCTGAAAGGCCAGTATGTCGACGCCACGCTGCAGCTGACGTCGGCGCTGGGCGGCGGCTATCATCATGGCTAA
- a CDS encoding type 1 glutamine amidotransferase, giving the protein MHIHFIIHEYFEAPGAYEVWGENRGCSMSYSRVYQGDPLPEDLQSTDLLIIMGGPQSPATTLQECPWFDAQAEMRLIGRAIEAGKTVIGVCLGSQLIGEALGAAFCHSPEKEIGKFPVRLTDAGKANPLFEDFGHELNVGHWHNDMPGLTPQAKVLAYSEGCPRQIVQYGERVYGFQCHMELTPEVVELLIEHSQNDLRRAAEFRFVETAEKLRSHDYQEMNQVLFSFLDKLVAQREA; this is encoded by the coding sequence ATGCACATTCATTTTATCATTCATGAATATTTCGAAGCGCCAGGCGCATATGAAGTCTGGGGGGAAAATCGCGGCTGTAGTATGAGCTACTCCAGAGTTTATCAGGGCGATCCGTTACCCGAGGATCTGCAGAGCACAGACTTGCTTATCATCATGGGAGGCCCGCAGTCACCTGCCACCACGCTTCAGGAGTGCCCCTGGTTTGACGCGCAGGCGGAAATGCGGCTCATCGGCCGCGCAATAGAGGCAGGTAAAACGGTGATTGGCGTTTGTCTGGGCTCGCAGCTTATCGGTGAAGCGCTGGGCGCAGCGTTTTGCCATAGCCCGGAAAAAGAGATCGGCAAATTTCCCGTCAGGCTCACAGATGCTGGCAAGGCGAACCCGCTGTTTGAGGATTTTGGCCACGAGCTGAACGTCGGACACTGGCATAACGACATGCCAGGGTTGACGCCGCAGGCTAAAGTGCTGGCTTACAGCGAGGGCTGCCCCCGTCAGATCGTGCAATATGGCGAACGGGTTTACGGTTTTCAGTGTCATATGGAACTGACGCCGGAGGTGGTTGAGCTGCTGATTGAACATTCGCAGAACGATCTCCGCCGCGCGGCTGAATTTCGTTTTGTCGAAACGGCGGAAAAACTTCGCTCGCATGATTATCAAGAAATGAATCAGGTGCTGTTTTCTTTTCTGGATAAACTCGTCGCCCAACGCGAGGCCTGA
- a CDS encoding AraC family transcriptional regulator, translated as MPTVIDKTPIHDDAIGWSRGAISYTRGEVDPPHQHPQGQLLFAIKGGMLVETGNKRWVIPPQRALWIPPFQEHTYSVLSATELRAVWFSPALISQCRSFKRKEEVHVIMATALFKELIAGLFSAQYRPASQRSMAVLLLEILSEAQQISAELPMPVDERLHRVACDIIASNFWDVSMDRLAEQAAMSERTFSRAFIKDTGFSFRAWRQRARICASLDLLANGYPVKQVAWMLGFSGQAAFAAAFRAIVGATPADFLPEQKRFPAI; from the coding sequence ATGCCAACCGTTATCGATAAAACGCCAATTCACGACGATGCCATCGGATGGTCCAGAGGGGCTATTAGCTATACGCGCGGCGAAGTGGATCCCCCTCACCAGCATCCACAGGGGCAACTTTTGTTTGCCATCAAAGGGGGGATGCTGGTCGAAACCGGCAATAAGCGTTGGGTCATACCGCCACAGCGCGCGCTCTGGATCCCTCCCTTTCAGGAGCATACCTACAGCGTGTTATCCGCAACGGAGCTCCGCGCGGTCTGGTTTAGCCCCGCGCTGATATCGCAATGCCGATCTTTTAAACGGAAAGAAGAGGTTCACGTGATTATGGCGACGGCGTTGTTCAAAGAGCTGATTGCCGGGCTGTTCAGTGCGCAATACCGGCCAGCCAGCCAGCGCAGCATGGCCGTTTTGCTGCTCGAAATCCTCAGCGAGGCGCAGCAGATTTCGGCCGAATTACCGATGCCCGTGGATGAGCGGTTACATCGCGTTGCCTGTGACATCATTGCCAGCAATTTCTGGGACGTTTCGATGGACAGGCTGGCGGAACAGGCCGCGATGTCTGAACGCACATTCTCACGCGCCTTTATCAAAGATACCGGGTTTAGCTTCCGGGCCTGGCGACAGCGCGCAAGGATTTGTGCCTCGCTGGACCTGCTCGCCAACGGATACCCGGTTAAGCAGGTGGCCTGGATGCTGGGGTTTTCCGGGCAGGCGGCATTTGCGGCGGCGTTTCGCGCCATTGTGGGGGCAACGCCGGCTGACTTTCTCCCTGAACAGAAGCGCTTCCCAGCGATATAG
- a CDS encoding CidB/LrgB family autolysis modulator, whose translation MMANIWWSLPLTLVVFFAARKLAARFKMPLLNPLLVAMVVIIPFLLLTGIPYERYFAGSKILNDLLQPAVVALAFPLYEQLHQIRARWKSIITICFVGSLVAMITGTSVALLMGASPQIAASILPKSVTTPIAMAVGGSLGGIPAISAMCVIFVGILGAVFGHTLLNGMRIHTKAARGLSMGTASHALGTARCAELDYQEGAFSSLALVICGIITSLLAPFIFPLILAVMG comes from the coding sequence ATGATGGCCAATATCTGGTGGTCGCTGCCGTTAACCCTGGTGGTATTCTTCGCCGCGCGGAAACTTGCCGCACGTTTCAAAATGCCATTGCTGAACCCGCTGCTGGTGGCGATGGTGGTGATTATTCCGTTCCTGCTGCTCACCGGCATTCCCTACGAACGCTACTTTGCCGGCAGCAAAATTTTAAACGACCTGCTGCAGCCTGCCGTTGTGGCGCTCGCCTTTCCTTTATACGAGCAGCTCCATCAGATCCGCGCCCGCTGGAAATCCATCATTACCATCTGTTTTGTGGGCAGCCTGGTGGCGATGATCACCGGCACGTCGGTGGCGCTGTTGATGGGGGCCTCCCCGCAAATTGCCGCCTCTATCCTGCCTAAATCGGTGACCACGCCTATCGCGATGGCGGTCGGCGGCAGCCTCGGCGGGATCCCGGCCATCAGCGCGATGTGCGTCATTTTCGTCGGTATTCTGGGTGCGGTGTTTGGTCACACCCTGCTGAACGGGATGCGTATTCACACTAAAGCGGCACGGGGACTGTCGATGGGGACCGCCTCCCACGCCCTGGGCACCGCCCGCTGCGCGGAGCTGGATTATCAGGAAGGGGCGTTTAGCTCGCTGGCGCTGGTGATCTGCGGGATTATCACCTCCCTGCTGGCCCCGTTCATTTTCCCGCTGATTCTGGCGGTGATGGGCTAA
- a CDS encoding CidA/LrgA family protein: MSKSLNIIWQYLRAFVLIYACLYAGIFIASLLPIVIPGSIIGMLILFVLLALQILPAKWVNPGCFVLIRYMALLFVPIGVGVMQYFDLLKAQFGPIVVSCAVSTLVVFLVVSWSSHLVHGERNVVGEKTKK; encoded by the coding sequence ATGAGCAAATCATTGAACATTATCTGGCAATATCTGCGCGCATTCGTCCTGATTTACGCCTGCCTGTACGCCGGGATTTTCATCGCGTCGCTGCTGCCGATCGTCATTCCCGGCAGCATTATCGGTATGCTGATCCTCTTTGTTTTGCTGGCGCTGCAAATCCTGCCCGCAAAATGGGTCAACCCCGGCTGCTTCGTCCTTATTCGCTATATGGCGCTGCTTTTCGTGCCCATCGGCGTCGGGGTCATGCAGTATTTTGATTTGCTCAAGGCCCAGTTCGGCCCGATTGTGGTCTCCTGCGCGGTCAGTACGCTGGTGGTTTTCCTTGTGGTGAGCTGGAGTTCACATCTGGTGCATGGCGAACGTAACGTGGTCGGGGAGAAAACAAAAAAATGA
- a CDS encoding carbohydrate porin: MAYKNKFFALALLAISPLSVAQDWNGTVLGFEDPPEPVLGEMLGIRKILNDNGFTWNLGYLNEIGWNGGGGYNHDSHVAYIDQFALTFNQDLERRTGIPDARIEGNIVNRNHNDDLTTKRVQDPRVNFNDLTQESWGGQSITRLGWLTFARSFDDRRLTWRIGMMNKVQTFDQITPCDFQLLSQCGGKSANSLTWNNWNVHTWGTTLAYKLTPTLTLKGGVMEQNPEASSRSHAWSWSTKGSKGVLLPVEIEARPLINGLPGAYNLGVVFTNAPQTDLYRGKSGGAGATDPNGFDTHSRTWFMYAGLNQQLTQHQDDPSRGLSTSFSMSLADQSTNYMHQVYAASLRYRGLFDARPEDWIGFGLTWIDMSSQYARNQRYMNSLSGVSDYNDPEYHPEPGHSLNGEFYYRFRPVSWLELQPGIQYWHHPGGVSRTQDAWVTELKTVVSF; encoded by the coding sequence ATGGCATATAAAAATAAATTCTTTGCGCTCGCCTTATTAGCGATATCCCCGCTGTCGGTGGCGCAAGACTGGAACGGAACGGTATTAGGTTTTGAAGATCCACCGGAGCCTGTTCTGGGCGAAATGCTCGGCATACGTAAAATCCTCAACGATAACGGTTTTACCTGGAATCTCGGATACCTGAATGAAATTGGCTGGAACGGCGGTGGCGGATATAACCACGACTCCCACGTGGCCTATATTGACCAGTTTGCGCTGACCTTCAACCAGGACCTGGAGCGACGGACCGGTATCCCGGACGCGCGTATCGAGGGGAATATCGTCAACCGTAACCACAATGACGACCTTACCACCAAACGCGTGCAGGACCCGCGCGTTAACTTTAACGATCTGACCCAGGAGAGCTGGGGCGGGCAGTCGATTACCCGTCTGGGCTGGCTGACCTTTGCCCGCAGCTTTGACGACCGGCGTCTGACCTGGCGCATCGGGATGATGAACAAGGTGCAGACCTTCGATCAAATCACCCCCTGTGATTTCCAGCTCCTGTCGCAGTGCGGCGGGAAGTCAGCCAACTCGCTGACGTGGAATAACTGGAACGTTCACACCTGGGGCACCACGCTTGCGTATAAATTAACGCCGACGCTGACCCTGAAGGGCGGCGTGATGGAGCAAAATCCCGAGGCCTCCAGCCGCAGCCACGCGTGGAGCTGGTCGACGAAGGGCAGCAAAGGGGTCTTACTGCCGGTTGAAATCGAAGCGCGTCCGCTGATTAACGGCCTGCCGGGCGCGTATAACCTGGGCGTGGTGTTTACCAACGCGCCGCAAACCGATCTCTATCGCGGCAAATCCGGCGGGGCGGGCGCGACGGACCCGAACGGCTTTGATACCCACAGCCGGACCTGGTTCATGTACGCCGGGCTGAACCAGCAGCTTACGCAGCATCAGGATGACCCGAGTCGCGGGTTGAGCACCTCTTTCAGCATGAGCCTTGCGGATCAGAGTACCAACTACATGCACCAGGTTTACGCCGCCTCGCTGCGCTACCGCGGGCTTTTTGACGCGCGGCCGGAAGACTGGATTGGCTTCGGGCTAACCTGGATTGATATGAGCAGCCAGTACGCCCGCAACCAGCGCTATATGAACAGCCTGAGCGGCGTGTCGGACTATAACGATCCGGAGTATCACCCGGAGCCAGGCCACTCCCTGAACGGTGAGTTTTATTATCGCTTCCGTCCGGTGTCGTGGCTGGAGCTGCAGCCGGGCATTCAGTACTGGCACCATCCCGGCGGGGTCAGTCGCACCCAGGATGCCTGGGTTACCGAGCTGAAAACGGTGGTGAGCTTCTGA
- a CDS encoding Yip1 family protein yields the protein MNHVWGLFSHPDREMHVIKSENETVSHHYTHHVLLMAAVPVICAFIGTTQIGWNFGDGTVVQLSWFTGLYLAIVFYGLMLAGVAIMGRVIHWMARNYPQRPSLAHCMVFAGYVATPLFLSGIVALYPLVWLCALIGTIALFYTGYLLYLGVPTFLNINKEEGLSFSSSTLAIGVLVLEALLALTVILWGYGYRLF from the coding sequence ATGAACCATGTCTGGGGACTTTTCTCCCATCCCGATCGTGAGATGCATGTCATTAAAAGTGAGAACGAAACGGTCTCGCATCATTACACGCACCACGTGCTGCTGATGGCTGCGGTGCCGGTAATATGCGCTTTTATCGGAACAACACAAATCGGCTGGAACTTCGGTGACGGCACCGTGGTTCAGCTTTCCTGGTTTACCGGGCTCTATCTGGCCATTGTTTTTTATGGCCTGATGCTGGCGGGTGTGGCGATAATGGGGCGCGTCATTCACTGGATGGCGCGTAACTACCCGCAACGTCCATCGCTGGCGCACTGTATGGTCTTTGCCGGATATGTCGCGACCCCGCTGTTCTTAAGCGGTATTGTTGCGCTCTATCCACTGGTCTGGCTGTGCGCGCTGATCGGTACCATTGCCCTCTTTTACACCGGGTATCTGCTGTATCTGGGGGTTCCAACCTTCCTGAATATCAATAAAGAAGAAGGCCTGAGTTTTTCCAGTTCAACACTCGCCATCGGGGTGCTGGTGCTGGAGGCGCTACTGGCGCTGACGGTTATTCTTTGGGGTTACGGATACCGTCTCTTCTGA
- a CDS encoding SDR family oxidoreductase, whose protein sequence is MTRVAIVTASDSGIGKTTALMLAERGFDIGVTWHSDEKGALETCREVEAQGQRAETIHLDLSTLPEGAKAIETLIARFGRLDVLVNNAGAMTKAPFLEMPFDDWRNIFTVDVDGAFLCSQIAARQMVKQGKGGRIVNITSVHEHTPLPEASAYTAAKHALGGLTKSMAMELVKHNILVNAVAPGAIATPMNDMDDSEVKEGSMPEIPLARPGHTREIASLVAWLCDSDASYTTGQSFIVDGGFMLANPQFKPEG, encoded by the coding sequence ATGACCAGAGTAGCGATAGTGACCGCATCGGATTCCGGGATTGGTAAAACCACGGCGCTGATGCTCGCAGAGCGCGGGTTTGATATTGGCGTCACCTGGCACTCGGATGAAAAAGGGGCGCTGGAAACCTGCCGCGAAGTTGAAGCGCAGGGGCAGCGCGCAGAGACTATCCATCTTGATTTAAGCACGCTGCCGGAAGGCGCAAAGGCTATTGAAACGCTGATTGCGCGTTTTGGTCGGCTGGACGTGCTGGTTAACAATGCCGGAGCGATGACCAAAGCGCCGTTCCTTGAGATGCCGTTTGACGACTGGCGGAACATTTTCACCGTCGACGTGGACGGCGCGTTTCTCTGTTCGCAGATTGCCGCCCGGCAGATGGTGAAGCAGGGGAAAGGAGGGCGGATTGTGAATATCACCTCGGTGCACGAGCACACGCCGCTGCCGGAGGCCAGCGCCTACACGGCGGCAAAACACGCGCTTGGCGGGTTAACCAAATCCATGGCGATGGAACTGGTTAAGCACAACATTCTGGTGAACGCCGTCGCGCCGGGCGCCATTGCCACACCGATGAACGACATGGACGACAGTGAAGTGAAGGAGGGCTCAATGCCGGAAATCCCGCTGGCAAGACCGGGCCACACCAGAGAGATTGCCAGCCTGGTGGCATGGCTGTGCGACAGCGACGCCAGCTACACGACGGGACAATCGTTTATTGTCGACGGGGGCTTTATGCTGGCGAACCCGCAGTTTAAGCCGGAGGGGTAG
- a CDS encoding glycoside hydrolase family 1 protein, translating into MKTFPDDFLWGGAVAANQVEGAYLEEGKGLSTSDVQPQGVFGPVVERVAGDSGIKDVAIDFYHRYPEDIKLFAEMGFNCLRVSIAWTRIFPNGDELQPNEAGLAFYDRLFDELAAHSITPLVTLSHYEMPWGLVKQYGGWGSRQTIGFFERYARTVFARYKEKVKLWLTFNEINMSLHAPMTGVGLPETSSKGEVYQAIHHQLVASALAVKACHEIIPDARIGNMLLGGLMYPLTCKPEDVLETLQENRAWQFFGDVQCRGAYPGYMQRFFRDSGIQLEVTDDDREALKSTVDFISFSYYMTGCVTADEALNQQARGNILSMVPNPHLASSEWGWQIDPIGLRTLLNVLWDRYQKPLFIVENGLGAKDKPDADGVVQDDYRISYLNDHLVQVREAIDDGVEVMGYTSWGPIDLVSASKAELSKRYGFIYVDRDDGGNGTLARSRKKSFYWYKEVIATKGASLKA; encoded by the coding sequence ATGAAAACTTTCCCGGACGATTTTTTATGGGGCGGCGCGGTTGCCGCGAATCAGGTAGAAGGCGCGTATCTGGAGGAGGGGAAAGGGCTGTCCACCTCGGACGTTCAGCCGCAGGGTGTCTTCGGCCCGGTGGTTGAGCGCGTGGCGGGCGACAGCGGCATCAAGGACGTCGCCATCGACTTCTATCACCGCTACCCGGAAGACATCAAACTGTTCGCTGAGATGGGCTTTAACTGCCTGCGCGTCTCCATTGCCTGGACCCGCATTTTTCCGAACGGCGACGAGCTGCAGCCTAACGAAGCGGGGCTGGCGTTTTACGACCGGCTGTTTGACGAGCTGGCCGCGCACAGCATTACCCCGCTGGTAACGCTCTCGCATTACGAAATGCCGTGGGGGCTGGTGAAGCAGTACGGCGGGTGGGGCAGCCGCCAGACCATTGGGTTCTTCGAGCGCTACGCCCGTACCGTGTTTGCGCGCTACAAGGAGAAGGTGAAGCTCTGGCTGACCTTCAACGAGATCAATATGTCTCTGCACGCGCCGATGACCGGCGTGGGCCTGCCGGAAACCAGCAGCAAAGGGGAGGTGTACCAGGCGATCCACCACCAGCTGGTGGCCAGCGCGCTGGCCGTGAAGGCCTGCCACGAGATTATCCCGGATGCCAGAATCGGCAACATGCTGCTGGGCGGCCTGATGTATCCGCTGACCTGCAAGCCGGAAGATGTTCTGGAGACGCTGCAGGAAAACCGCGCGTGGCAATTCTTTGGCGACGTGCAGTGCCGTGGCGCCTACCCGGGCTATATGCAGCGCTTCTTCCGCGACAGCGGGATTCAGCTTGAGGTCACGGATGACGACCGCGAGGCGCTGAAATCGACCGTCGATTTTATCTCGTTCAGCTACTACATGACGGGCTGCGTCACCGCGGATGAGGCCCTCAACCAGCAGGCGCGCGGCAATATCCTGAGCATGGTGCCAAACCCGCATCTGGCAAGTTCCGAATGGGGCTGGCAGATTGACCCCATCGGCCTGCGTACCCTGTTGAACGTGCTCTGGGATCGCTATCAGAAGCCGTTGTTTATCGTGGAAAATGGCCTGGGGGCGAAGGATAAACCGGATGCGGACGGCGTGGTGCAGGATGACTATCGCATCAGCTACCTTAACGACCACCTGGTGCAGGTGCGTGAAGCCATTGACGACGGCGTTGAGGTGATGGGGTATACCAGCTGGGGGCCAATCGACCTGGTGAGCGCGTCTAAAGCTGAACTCTCCAAGCGCTACGGCTTTATTTACGTCGATCGCGATGACGGCGGTAACGGCACGCTGGCGCGCAGCCGTAAGAAAAGTTTCTACTGGTATAAAGAGGTGATTGCCACGAAAGGGGCTTCGCTGAAAGCCTGA